A genome region from Oncorhynchus gorbuscha isolate QuinsamMale2020 ecotype Even-year linkage group LG26, OgorEven_v1.0, whole genome shotgun sequence includes the following:
- the LOC124015427 gene encoding cdc42 effector protein 1-like, giving the protein MSLGKLPGIKGLGSGSQGKRRFKSELSVDMISPPFPDFRHTMHVGRGGDVFGDTSFLSNHGGKGEPVSPDSPTSSTKTTRFFSRTLRHVRRSPVPRARIGSRDLSPPPPPVSPIIKNAISLPQLNIDMPNGYQRVLFPSSVSSPDASLYSYGLQSGFVTLPRHSRLDKQLQDSTGLFAQDFHCGSLPDNGFALTRSDSFTSFTVDLGPSLMSEVLGMIDSPSCLTMPNHSWELGEEEEEEQSSVFELAVQSPMLSSSNPSMSSTPLKVNVNCRGEEEDGRSLEMPDASMGSPTQVEPVMEAERFQRAADMLARHYGGGSFSRSHRSDSASSSSPLSQPKVPYAFPEEEEIKV; this is encoded by the exons ATGAGTCTGGGAAAACTGCCAGGGATTAAAGGCCTAGGGTCGGGCTCACAGGGGAAGAGGCGCTTTAAGAGCGAACTCTCCGTGGACATGATCAGCCCACCGTTCCCAGACTTCCGCCACACCATGCACGTGGGCCGCGGTGGCGATGTGTTTGGAGACACCTCCTTCCTTAGCAATCATGGGGGCAAAGGGGAACCAGTGAGCCCCGATTCACCCACCAGTAGCACGAAGACCACCCGCTTCTTCTCCCGCACCCTGAGGCATGTACGCAGGTCCCCTGTGCCCCGTGCCAGGATTGGTTCTCGTGACCTTtcacccccacctcctcctgtctCACCCATCATCAAGAACGCCATCTCACTACCCCAGCTGAACATTGACATGCCCAACGGCTACCAGAGGGTGTTGTTCCCCAGCTCAGTGAGCTCCCCAGATGCCTCCCTCTACAGCTACG GTCTGCAGTCTGGTTTCGTCACACTACCCCGCCACTCTCGCCTTGATAAACAGCTGCAGGACAGCACTGGACTGTTCGCTCAGGACTTTCACTGTGGCTCGCTCCCAGACAACGGCTTCGCGCTAACGCGCTCCGACTCCTTCACCTCGTTCACAGTGGACCTTGGCCCCTCCCTCATGAGTGAGGTTCTGGGCATGATTGACAGCCCCAGTTGCCTCACTATGCCCAATCACAGCTGGGAGttgggggaagaggaagaggaggagcagagctCGGTGTTTGAGCTGGCTGTGCAGAGCCCCATGCTAAGCTCATCAAACCCTTCCATGTCAAGCACTCCGCTCAAAGTGAATGTGaactgcaggggagaggaggaggatgggaggtcTCTTGAGATGCCAGATGCATCTATGGGGTCTCCTACACAGGTAGAACCAGTTATGGAAGCTGAGAGGTTCCAGAGAGCAGCTGACATGCTGGCGCGTCACTACGGGGGAGGTTCCTTCTCCAGGAGTCATCGCAGCgattctgcctcctcctcctcacccctcagccAGCCTAAAGTCCCCTACGCCTTCCCTGAGGAAGAGGAGATCAAAGTCTGA